The stretch of DNA AGTggatgtaatttaatgtttatacATGTGACATGAGACATCTGACCCCTTTTAGACATGAGACATCTGACTCCTCACCTCTGATGTCAGCATTGTCCACTTTGCTGATTGGCAGGACAGCATAATGGATGTGGCCTCAGGCGCTGTTCCACTCCAGATGCATCTCTGGGCACGGTAATCCCCAAATCAAATCAACCAAGTCAACACCTGTTTTCTAacactgataaacacacacacaataaaatattAACACAAACTCTTTGAACGACAAAATAATTTACGAGTCTCTTAGGCTGATTTTTTTAAAGGCTCTTTAAAAGAACTTTACCCTCCACGTTGGCTAGCGCCACACAGACTTAAGACATTGTCTCTGATTATATCATgaacgcatacacatacacttgctaggctctctctctctcacacacacacacacacgcacacacacacacacgaacacttGATACACAGGGCCACTGGTGCTGTGGTCCACTAACCTCTTTACTGATTTTAGGCCATGAGTCCACACATGGGTCCACATAACTCAGCGTCTCAACATCCATGTCATATTACATGCACACGTTTACATAGACCGTGACCCTTAGTCCTTCAGTGCCTGGCTACCGGCGCTTCTCAGAATTCTTGCGACAGCCCGGCAAGATTAGGCCATTCAAGCTGTCTTGTAACTGATACAcctgctgccacacacacactcacacaaactcttGCTGGCAGGCCAACCTTCACAGGTGCACGGTGCACGAGTTAATTGATAGCTTATTTGTTACACTCAGAGGAACCGAAGCGTGGCCTGATTTTTAAGGtagccataaacacacacacacacacacacacacacacagggatacaATAGATTCTGGACACCTACaatccactgtaggctactgacaGCTGCATATATTGCTATGCCTATCCATAGAGCACTGGCAGAATCGGGTTTCATGCTATGAGGAGATACTGTAACACACATGCGGGGGAATAGCCTACCACAGAGCCATCTCTCTGACATAAACACGCAACTGATGTTGCAGATATTTGCTGACGCGCGACATAAGCTATTCTGACCGCGGGCATGCGGTCTTGGCATAAACACATTTGTCACCTGATAAATGAATTCAAAACAACTTTATTTCTAGTTGAAGACATGATCCtttatgttaaaaaaaaacaatcccaaaGGCAGCATAGGGAAACTGTCTTAATGACAAAAACAATTTACCATGGAATAACGCGgaatagcctaataaattgaGTGACATTTCGTCCACAATGCCACAGACTAAATGAAcaattaatctctctctctcacacacacacacacacacacacacacacacacacacacacacacaccacggcaCCACGGTAAGCTACCCCTTGATATTTCATTATACACTTATCCAAGTCTGAAACCTCACAAAAACATATATCAGGCTTTAGGATATTAACAATATTTTACTCTCCCAGCGTTATCGTATGAAGTTGCCTACCTGATTAAACGACCGCTTGCCTTGTCACGTTCTGTCACGCTTGTCCGATTATGATCCACTGCTGTGTGGCGTCAGATGTCCAAGACTTCGTGACCCATTTCACCTCATGGCAGACGTAAACAGTAAAGTTGTCTGCGCCCTCCCTCACCTGCACCTTATTGGATAAAGACGTCAATTGGGAGGAGCCAGACCTAAGCACCTTCCATAGGATATCGTGATGGTTAAAAACTGACAACACCTCcctgtaaaagaaaaaaaatattcatgaaGAATGAAAGGCCCCAGTGCATTgagttaggcctacaatatATAATAATACAATTATAATAATACAATAATTAATATGATACAATAATGTGTCGCTTAGTACTTGGCTTGACAACTATGGGATAAATGATCAGATAGCCTATTGACACAGAGTGATCACATGTGATTCAGTTTTTCCCAAACTTTATGTTGGTACCTACTGTATTGACCTGACACACTTCTGGAGTGCTGTTAGAGATGGTGAAAATGCTGTTATTTGTGTCATTTTCTTTGTAAGAGTGAATACATTTAAATGAATGTGAAGTTATAATAAACTTTCTCAGCACTGATTTAGGCTCTTCAACTAACAGTGCCCTAAATATGTCCTGTGACATAGATGTTGTGCACTGATTTCTCTGCGTGCATATGAGGAGTCAATAAAATGTTGCTAACAATGGAGACAAAGGTAATGGTTGTGAAACCACACTTCAAAAtgtcacacacaaaaatattaCTAGGCCTAGGCCCACTGTGCCTAGCATATATCACAAGttagcctagcaaccacttgaaAGGTCATTGGCTCTCTTCTGTTGTTCTGATATAACAGGGCTTCCCTACAGCTTTAAACATGGGCACAGAAGTGTGGCATAGCCTAGTTGGAAAAGCTTGGGCAATGTCACATGACTTAAGGGTTTATCCATAGTTACAGTCATGACTTCATGTGTGACCATGAATGTAAGGCCTATGGCCAGGGATGTTATATTTTGAAATCACAGATCAAATCATTTATCATTTGAAATTAATTTTGGAAAATTGACAAAATAGGTCTACACTATTTATATTAATTAACTCACAATTTTCCCTAAACTCTTCCTTCAAGATTGTCATTGCTTAAGCACAGGTTATAAACAGAGGAACACCAATGCTGTCACCTTTTGTCTAATCCAGgtatttcagtaggctacaaCGTAGGTTGGCCTATTAACGCATCTGTCATctgcttaggcctactttgtcaATCAGGGGACGGCGCTGCTGGCTCTGCCTTGGCtgtgccagagaatgtctaatagacGGCCACTGGCTGTGCTTGGAGATACACTGGACACACAATGCACAAGCCACGATCCCTTTGATTGGCTTCTAATTTCCGAAAGGCGGGCGTTCCACTGTTTCTGGAGACCTGGATGGTTCTTTTTCGGAAGTGACGCATGTGAATGCGGAAGAAAACTTTGATCAGCTCCTGTCGGCATGGAAGAAAATAGCGGTATGTAACCGTCTTCCTAGTTATTTAgccaatatatttatattgaaaGAATGTTGCAATTTGATTAATTGTGTAACCAACCAGTCAGTTAGTGAGCAGTGTAGCCTCCTACTAACAAAGTATGGTAGCGGTGCAGTTTGCTGTAACTTCGTCACATGATTTCCTAAACCGGATCATTTCTGCAACCGAACTATTTTCCCCCGAAAGGCGAGCTATTCAAAGCTTCACTTACAATAATTTGATTATTTCCGATCATTTTATTTACACTACATGCTTGGTTGTACCTCTCCTTCTCACTTAGATCGAACAAGCCTCTCACAGGTCCGTCGGGTCGTCCTGGTACTGTCAGGTAAAGGAGGTGTCGGGAAAAGCACCATCACTACAGAACTTGCACTGGCCTTCCGACACGCCGGTAAAAAGGTAGGCTACGACTTGGGAGATAGTCTCTCTGCAATCTGTTTTAAAACATGAAGGCCTACCTGTTCATTTCTGATGTAGCCTACTCTGTGACCAGAGAGTGTTGGCTGTCGGACTAAAGTTCACGACGAAGCACATAAACAGAAGGGATTTGTTTGTCTTAGGTGGGCATTCTGGATGTGGATCTATGTGGGCCCAGTATTCCGCGCATGCTGCGAGTGTGTCGGCCAGAGGTGCACCAGTGTGAGTCGGGCTGGGTACCCGTCTATGCAGACACCCAGCAGAGCCTCGCGCTCATGTCCATTGGCTTCCTGTTGGAACACCCAGATGAGGCTGTGGTATGGAGGGGCCCCAAGAAAACAGGTATCAGCTCTGACACTGAATGCACGCTCTGGCTTCAGAAGATGAAGAGCCTCTTACATGGAAGTTCTGGAATATCATGTCTATTCCagacatttcacatttcatcatttttggggcaaagtcatggaatatcagggaattttgttatagcagtttaaaatgtactggccaaaatacattaatacaaatatatttccacacagaattgatatctggttattagctttacggcttgcttgagtagctaactgtgtttattcaatgcctatTTAATCATCTCCCGCAAGTAAAAGATTATTGACCGCTATGCgggtgctctgaaatcattggttgGTATATTGTACTATTTTTACTACATTTGACTTAAAGTGGGAACCCTGAATGAGAGTAACAGTGCTGTGTTTCAGTTGCCAACATTCCTCACCTGACATCCTGTCGTTTCATCCAGCTCTGATAGGTCAATTTGTGAGTGATGTAGCATGgggtgaactggacatcctctTGGTGGACACGCCGCCCGGAACATCAGATGAGCATCTGGCCGTGCTGGAGAATCTCCGCAAACACAGAGTGGACGGTGCCGTGCTGGTCACCACTCCACAGGTACAACAGCTGCGCTGAAATACTAACCACACGGTTGAAATGCATACTATCCATGACACGGCCATCAGGATGACTTGGATGAAGGTGTTTGCTTGTTCCTCTGTTGTGTGTATTGTAAAGGTAGTATCAGTCCTCTtctcatggttgtgtgtgtgtggcaggcggTGTCAACTGGAGATGTTCGGCGAGAGATTACCTTCTGTAAGAAGACAGGCGTACGCATCCTCGGGCTTATTGAGAACATGAGCGGCTTCGTGTGTCCACACTGCTCCGTgagtgctcacacacagacacacacacacacacacacacacacacacatgaccacacATGACCTTCTCTCCCACACGTTGTccctcccctcccacacacacacgatccctctccactcccccaccacacactcaaaactttACCACAGCTTACAACTTCACATgtagatatttaaaaaaaaacaacaaccttGTGATTGTTTTATTTTGGAAATGCCAGTGCACATGTTGTGATAAGCACATTGCTTTGTTAGGCTAGAAAGCTTAAAGTGGTCAGATATGGGGCAGGTTAGTCCTAGAGTCAGCAGTCAGGTGATTCCATCACAGGCCTCCTGTCTGTGGAATGGAAAAGTGTCACTGTTAGATAAAGAGCCTGAACTAAATCAGTACTGAGAGAGAGTTTCTTTTAACTTCACATTCATTTAAATGTATTCGCTCTTATAACAAATAACAGCATTTTCACCATATACCTCAGAGAATTCTCTTGTCATTAGATGAGCTTTTAGATTCCTGTTTCAGTACTGTTGAGGCTGTTATGATATGCATATCTATGGCATATATTTTCAAACAGTTTTTATTGTATAGGTAAATGAACAACTATGCTAACAACCTATATTGTGAAATCCCTGACAAGCCTatgttcactttgtgtgtgtgcaggaatgCAGTAACATCTTTTCCAAAGGTGGGGGAGAGGAACTGGCCAAGTTGACAGGATCAGAGTTTCTGGGTAAGAGGCTGCTGCCCTGCTTCACTGCTAATcttaaccactagatggcagtgcaGCCCACTAAAAAATTGTCACTCGGTTTgcctatatttttttttatccatttcAAACTGACTATCTGGGAGAGTGTTGTAAACAGCAGATTCTGCTTGACATGTACGTTTCACTGACACGTTAAGCAATGAGCCTAGCTGTGCTATCAGCCATGCTAGCTGATGGACCCCCTCTCATCTAGAAACAGGCAAAGCTCAAGGTCACTCCCGCTCCACAGATCACCGATAGGCCTGCTGTGCCTGGGAGTGGGTGTGCAGCAGATGAACTGCTGTCACTCCCTCAGGCTCTCCAGACAGCAGTCAGATCTCCATTAGTGCCAGTGATGCCACGACAGACTGGTTGATCAATAGCCTATCAGTAATAAATGATGCACATGATCGGCTCTTTACTGCCACATGGCACGAATGGAGCTAAATATCAGGAGATAGCAGTGCTAGTCATTTTTGAAACTGGGCTAGCTGCATGAGTACATACTAGAGGTGTAAAGGTACATGTATTCACACTGAACTGCTTAAGCAGCAGGCCTTTTTGCTTGCGGACAatgtttcaaattcaaattccccacacaaacatatgaaGTAGCAGGCCATATATCAGTTTAGTCAATTAACGTTTGACCCCTTTTCAAACTACTATTCCTGTTGCACATCAGCAATATTGTTAGTGAATTTTAAGTTAGCAGTACCTACAGGCTTACTGTACCGAAAATGAACCGAACCGTGGCTTCAGAACTGAGGTACACACAGAACCGTGACTGTGTACCGTTATACCCCTAGTATACAGAGGCATCCTACAAACATTGAGAGGTCATTTTAGTTATAAATGAAGTGTCAGACATTGATGTCTTATAAAAGAAGGCCTGCTATTGTTGCGTAATGGACATAGCCAGTATGTTATTCAGTTCATGGGAGAAATGAAAATCACATGCTAAACTGACCCAAAACCATTTCAACATAACCAGATTTTAGGAGGAATGAAAATGTCTTATTACTGTATCAGACTTCTAAggacattcatacatacagtcAGTGCTGATATGCATTATTTTCCCCATTTACATTTGAATGTGATGTATGGAACACATGATAGCAGATTAATATTATTGTCCAAGAGCTGCTGTGAATCAGAGCtggaatgtgtttgttttaggCTGTGTGCCACTGGACCCTCAGCTGACGCAGAGTCTTGAGGAGGGCGAAGACTTCCTGCAGGCGTTTCCTAAGAGCGCCaccttcagtgccatcaacacTATTGCAAACACCCTGCAGAGCAGGCTGGAGGATGACTGACTTCTCCAACCACACATCCACTTATAGTCCCAAGTCTGCACTGTAGTTACATGCTTGCATAAATCATTTATatattgtgtatatgtgtattgtTACTTTGCTAAATCTtgaattttaaaaataaaatgattttGTAACTTACTTGGGGTAGTCCCATTCCAACTGGTCAGTCTCTTCCTTGAGGGGGGTCCAAAAGACTTCAGTGGTCTGAGATACTGTGTTGCTGAGACCCAGTGTTTTGCAGGAGTTTATTAGAATAATGAAATTACCCATTTCAAACCATGCTCATTTGTTTAAATGATAGTTAATGTAATTACATTAACTATCATCTAGAGGCCAAATGGACTCACCCAACTTGACAGTTGAGAGGTTTTGACTTTAGCTATTAACCTTCTAAACCCTTGAAATAATCAGAAATCTCCTACTTTACACTCATGCTATGAGGGACCGGTCAGGGATGAGGAAAGCTGTTACATTTCAGAAGGTATTTCCTTAAATAGAATCACCACAAACATTCTGGTAGGAAATGGTTGTGGACTAACCTTCTGAACACCCAATGTGTACTGTACAGTCTACTTAATGTTCAAGATCATCTTAAGCAACAGCACACAGACGTTGAACATCTTCTGTCATCTACAATGATACAGATCTATGGTTTGCGCACATATGAGAACAACAGGATGGAGACTCTTTGGAAATTAGACTTGTGAGAGCCACCACGGGGCACACACACCTTTAATACAACCAGACAGCAGTTACTAAAGGAGAAACACACGTGTGAGAAGTCAAAACACAGTTACACATCGAACTTACACACTCCCAGCCCGACGGACACACATCAGAGGCAATCCCAGTAGAACCAGTTTACACAACCATAGAATGTCCAATCACGGTACACTTAACCGACAGTGCAGATTGCTAACTAATAGTTATTGATCATAATGTATATCTTTGTATATATGTTTACATCATATGTACTAAGGGGATTCCAAATATCTTTGCTCCATTTGTACAGCGTCATTACCTTATAAATAAAATCAgtggaaaaaatgacaaaattaaaaaaaaaaaaaaaaaaaaaaaactattccaTACAAtttcatttcatccacatagattaagatattttttttcccaACCAGTTTACCGATGGGATCCCCTGCACTTAACAGGACCAGCTCCCGTGTAAGACGGAGCACACAAATCAGACCTTGCTGGCCCAGGAGATGACCACAAGATCAGTCTGCAACAAAGAGGAGCACTGCTAGACCTCAGAGTCTGACCACTAGGACAGATGAATGAGAAGAGGGTgttggagaagagaggagaatcatctgtttttttcaccttttttcatatttcacacacagaaaagacaaAAATCACTACATTGCGCATTTACAGGAAGTTGACTATCAAATCAAAACAACTGTACACATTGAAAGACCATATTTTTatggagcttttttttttttcctttaaatatttagatttttttaaacCCCACATTTGATACTATTTTTTCAATCTGGTTTCAGACGTCCCTCTCCCACTCCCAGCCCCTCCCAGATTTAACAGGTCCCTCCCATCCCTCCCAGCAGCAAAGGATGGTGGAGGTGTGGTTTATTTGGTGGAGAGAATGAGGGCCACGATGAGCCCATACAGTCCCAGCACTTCGGCaaagatgaggatgaggatcaTGCCCACGAACAGGCGGGGCTGCTGGGCCGTCCCCCTGACGCCCGCGTCTCCCACGATGCCGATGGCAAAGCCCGCGGCCAGGCCGCTCAGACCCACGCTCAGCCCTGCGCCCAGGTGCAGGAAgctcctacaaacacacacacacacacacacaaaaggttaGAGGTTGACCTCAGTAGCTGTGGCTCCAGTGTAGTCTCAGTGGCTTTGACCGTGTGGTTGCACTGGTGTGTTAGAGACCACAGGAGATGGAGAACAAGTACAACAAGAGACCAGACACACCCAAcgaaagacagtgagagagagagagagagagagagagagagagagagagagagagagagagagagagacagagagagagagacagagagagagagacagagacagagacagagagagagagacagagacagagagagagagacagagagagagagacagagagagagagagagagagagagacagagagagagagacagagagagagacagagagatggggatCAAAAGTAGCCCCAGGCACTCACTTGAAGAGCGTGATCCGCTCTGAGATGTTGTTGGCGATGAGCACAGCCACCACCAGCCCGTAGATGGCTATGATACCCGCCATGACCACTGGGATGATGGACTTCATGATGAGCTCCGGGCGCATCACTGACATGGCAGCGATGCCCGTGCCACTCTTGGCCGTGCCATACGCGGCGCCCAGtgctaggggggggggggggggagaaggagaaCGGGATACTCAGAAACCACTGAACCACTTCAACACAACAAGCTAATAGGTTAGCAGACCACACAGATCGATAGACGCTTAAGTCCAGCATCGTCCAAACGAACCGGACGGAGCAAGAGAGACGGATGGGAGCGCGCAGAGGTCGCAGAGAGGCCATACGGCGGGTTTGGGTTTCAGTTAATTAAAAAGAGGAAGATGGAGTGCTGAGTGTGCCTCTTGCACAGGGGAAGAGAAAGCGGAGTTCAGCATGACAGCCCACTAGGGCTGCTCTGAATGCTCCATagctctcaaaacaattaagCCCATTCATGACATGGAGGCTACTCAAACCTGACAAGTCCTACCAGCCACCACATGCAGTGCACCCCCCTCAGTTCTCCATTCTGCAAGTATGAGAATGTTACATGGGCAAAACACACCACCTCAAATTCAAGGAAAACACTTGGATTTTCAGTGCGCCTACAGGCCGTCAGCATTACCGATTTGAAGGACACAGTTATCAATGGCCTTGATGCCCTAGTCAAACATGACCCTGATATCGAGTGAGACAACAGTTCAGATGGGTTTACTACATCATGCCAAGAATCTCCAAAAAACAGGCAGAAGCCAATACGCCAACAATCTACAAAAACAAGCAGAAGCAAAGCTTTTTCCAGTGGATTCTACAAGCCCACTTTGCGTGCATGCTTTGCTGAACACTGAGGCCACCAGGTGTGACATACTTCTGCATTTCCTAGAACATGTCTAAATTTATGCGGGTATTtccgtgaaataaaaaaatagttaaaaccaATGTAATGGAGCTAATCATTTCTCAACCCTCTGTTAGCATTCTCATAACCTCTACCACACAGAGCTGATTGCATCTCATACAGCAGTGTGACTGGCTAAAAGCCTGGTAAAATTAAGTCCTGAAGTGGGGGTCAGTGCAATGGAGGTCAGATTTGCTCCCAGGCCACCATGTATGGCCATGACCTGCCGTCCTTCCTTTCGCATCGGTCACCTCAAACACCGAGGAAACCCTGCACCACACCAGGGCCCTGCACCCTGGCTTTATGTGTACGAGTGGCCTGCAGTCCTCCAAATCACAAACCCACGGGCTCATTCACAGAGGACACGCACAGTGGCTGACGTCAGAGAAAGGGCggggaaggagagaaatgagCAAGGGAGGGGATGCAGTGGAGGGGCGATAGGCACAGTGTGGAATCAGCTCTTTACTGAGAGAGAAGAGCTCGGAGAACAGAGTGGTGCGGAATGATGGGATGGGTACAGAGTAGGGCTGCACAACTAATCAATTTCTACTGGAAATCACAATTTGACCTAACGCAATTAGGTGATTGCAAAGGCTGCTGTTAATTGTGCAGCTTGCAACTCTGTCCTAGTGGTTAATCTTCATATGGAAGAAATCTATAGTCATGTCACCAAACAGGAGTGCTGTTATTCTCATGCACAAGGCAGGCTCATCAATCAGAAGAGGCCCAACTTAGAGCAAAATTaggaatattgaactgaagcttGACCATCATAAATTGCAGAatcaggaagaaaaaaaaaatcacagttaAAAAATGTCCCcaaaggaaaag from Alosa sapidissima isolate fAloSap1 chromosome 24, fAloSap1.pri, whole genome shotgun sequence encodes:
- the nubp2 gene encoding cytosolic Fe-S cluster assembly factor nubp2, with product MEENSDRTSLSQVRRVVLVLSGKGGVGKSTITTELALAFRHAGKKVGILDVDLCGPSIPRMLRVCRPEVHQCESGWVPVYADTQQSLALMSIGFLLEHPDEAVVWRGPKKTALIGQFVSDVAWGELDILLVDTPPGTSDEHLAVLENLRKHRVDGAVLVTTPQAVSTGDVRREITFCKKTGVRILGLIENMSGFVCPHCSECSNIFSKGGGEELAKLTGSEFLGCVPLDPQLTQSLEEGEDFLQAFPKSATFSAINTIANTLQSRLEDD
- the atp6v0cb gene encoding ATPase H+ transporting V0 subunit cb, translating into MSSDSPEYSPFFAVMGASAAMVFSALGAAYGTAKSGTGIAAMSVMRPELIMKSIIPVVMAGIIAIYGLVVAVLIANNISERITLFKSFLHLGAGLSVGLSGLAAGFAIGIVGDAGVRGTAQQPRLFVGMILILIFAEVLGLYGLIVALILSTK